One Oreochromis niloticus isolate F11D_XX linkage group LG16, O_niloticus_UMD_NMBU, whole genome shotgun sequence genomic window carries:
- the LOC100694957 gene encoding olfactory receptor 2AT4-like, with translation MDEESNVTYLTLDWYTEINKYRYVFFFIMFTLYILIICTNSTILYLIWIHKNLHEPMYIFIAALLLNSVLYSTTVYPKLLIDFLSEKQVTTYSVCLFQFFMFYTLGCSEFLLLAAMAYDRYVAICKPLEYQTIMRKTTVSIFLVMAWFVPACHIGVQAIASAEAKLCHSNIKGIFCNNAVYTLQCERSRLITIFGVFLLIDLAVLPMLFIVYTYTKIFIVSHRSCKEIRKKTAETCLPHMLVLISYSAFFVYDISIARVKSDFPKTTRIIMTLQIMLYQPLLNPFIYGLKMKDISKHLNKLLSQAKIIPCIKT, from the coding sequence ATGGATGAAGAGTCAAATGTTACCTATCTTACTCTGGACTGGTACACAGAAATTAACAAGTAcagatatgttttctttttcattatgtttacattatatattcTAATAATCTGCACTAATTCTACTATTCTGTATCTCATCTGGATTCATAAAAACCTCCATGAGCCTATGTACATTTTCATTGCAGCTTTGCTACTGAACTCTGTTCTTTACAGCACAACTGTTTACCCAAAACTTCTGATTgactttttatctgaaaaaCAAGTCACAACATATTCAgtctgtctctttcagttttttatgttttatactCTAGGTTGTTCAGAGTTTCTTCTATTAGCTGCCATGGCCTATGACAGATATGTGGCTATATGTAAACCTCTGGAATATCAAACTATCATGAGAAAAACCACTGTGAGTATTTTCTTGGTCATGGCTTGGTTTGTACCTGCCTGTCATATTGGTGTCCAAGCAATAGCGAGTGCTGAAGCTAAACTGTGCCACTCTAATATAAAAggaatattttgtaataatgcaGTTTACACTCTTCAGTGTGAAAGATCAAGATTAATTACCATCTTTGGTGTGTTCCTTCTAATTGATCTTGCAGTACTTCCTATGCTCTTCATAGTTTATACATACACAAAAATATTTATAGTTTCTCATCGAAGTTGTAAAGAAATTAGGAAGAAAACTGCAGAGACTTGTTTACCTCATATGTTAGTTTTAATCAGTTACTCAGCTTTTTTTGTGTATGATATAAGCATAGCTCGTGTGAAATCAGATTTTCCAAAAACCACACGCATAATAATGACATTACAAATAATGCTCTATCAGCCTCTGCTAAATCCATTCATTTATGGGCTTAAAATGAAGGACATttctaaacatttaaataagctGCTTTCTCAGGCCAAAATCATTCCTTGTATTAAAACTTAA
- the LOC100695228 gene encoding olfactory receptor 13C2-like, translated as MDEELNVTYLTLDWYTEINKYRYVFFFIMFTLYILIICTNSTILYLIWIHKNLHEPMYIFIAALLLNSVLYSTTVYPKLLTDFLSEKQVTTYSACLFQFFMFYTLGCSEFLLLAAMAYDRYVAICKPLQYQTIMRKTTVSIFLIIAWLVPACHIAVQAIASAEAKLCDSNIKGIFCNNAVYTLQCERSRLITIFGVVALVDLSILPMLFIVFTYTKIFIVSHRSCKEIRKKAAETCLPHMLVLIGYSIFFVYDVSIARVKSDFPKPTRIIMTLQIMLYHPLFNPLIYGLKMKEISKHLKKLLSQAKIFPCIKT; from the coding sequence ATGGATGAAGAGTTAAATGTTACATATCTAACTCTGGACTGGTACACAGAAATTAACAAATAcagatatgttttctttttcattatgtttacattatatattcTAATAATCTGCACTAATTCTACTATTCTGTATCTCATCTGGATTCATAAAAACCTCCATGAGCCTATGTACATTTTCATTGCAGCTTTGCTACTGAACTCTGTTCTTTACAGCACAACTGTTTACCCAAAACTTCTGACTgactttttatctgaaaaaCAAGTCACAACATATTCAGCCTgtctctttcagttttttatgttttacactCTAGGTTGTTCAGAGTTTCTTCTGTTGGCAGCCATGGCCTATGACAGATATGTGGCTATATGTAAACCTCTGCAATATCAAACTATCATGAGAAAAACTACTGTGAGTATTTTCCTTATCATAGCTTGGCTTGTACCTGCTTGTCATATTGCTGTTCAAGCAATAGCGAGTGCTGAAGCTAAACTGTGTGACTCTAATATAAAAggaatattttgtaataatgcaGTTTACACTCTTCAGTGTGAAAGATCAAGATTAATTACCATCTTTGGTGTGGTTGCTTTGGTAGATCTCTCAATACTTCCTATGCTCTTTATAGTTTtcacatacacaaaaatattTATAGTTTCTCATCGAAGTTGTAAAGAAATTAGGAAGAAAGCTGCAGAGACTTGTTTACCTCATATGTTAGTGTTAATTGGTTACTCtattttttttgtgtatgaTGTAAGCATAGCACGTGTGAAATCAGATTTTCCAAAACCCACACGCATAATAATGACTTTACAAATAATGCTCTATCATCCTTTATTTAATCCACTTATATATGGGCTAAAAATGAAGGAAATTTCTAAACACCTAAAAAAGCTGCTTTCTCAGGCCAAAATCTTTCCTTGTATTAAAACTTAA